In Nicotiana tabacum cultivar K326 chromosome 2, ASM71507v2, whole genome shotgun sequence, the following proteins share a genomic window:
- the LOC142166379 gene encoding uncharacterized protein LOC142166379: MGGWRSSGNASAMWKTTANCVREAARDVLGVSKGFSCGHKGDWWWNEVVQGKVKAKKAASLKLVRSTGEDERRTNRERYKVVRKEAKSVVMEAKTAAFDHLHEELGYKGGDKKLF, from the coding sequence ATGGGAGGCTGGAGGAGTAGTGGGAACGCAAGCGCTATGTGGAAGACGACGGCGAACTGTGTAAGGGAGGCAGCGAGAGATGTGTTAGGGGTCTCGAAAGGTTTCTCGTGCGGGCACAAAggcgactggtggtggaatgaagtggtccaaggcaAAGTGAAAGCGAAGAAGGCGGCTTCTTTAAAATTAGTAAGGAGCACAGGCGAGGATGAGAGGAGAACGAACAGAGAGAGGTATAAGGTAGTGAGGAAAGAGGCGAAGTCGGTGGTCATGGAGGCTAAGACTGCAGCGTTTGATCATTTGCACGAGGAACTAGGGTACAAAGGCGGAGATAAGAAGTTATTTTGA